A single genomic interval of candidate division KSB1 bacterium harbors:
- the eno gene encoding phosphopyruvate hydratase gives MSKIVDIHARQIFDSRGNPTIEVDVITENGFLGRAAVPSGTSTGEHEAVELRDGGSDYMGKGVTQAVKNVNNKIAESLLGVSVFEQKQIDTYMIDLDGTPNKSVLGANAILGVSLAVAQAAAKESGMPLYRYVGGVKAKTLPVPMMNIINGGSHSDAPIAFQEFMVLPVEAKNFTHAMKMGTEIFHNLKKVLQDRGLSITVGDEGGFAPTLSGTEDALDTIAKAVKNAGYKLGVEIMIALDCAASEFYINGKYDYTKFEGVRGKVRSSKEQADYLAELSNSYPIISIEDGMDENDWEGWKYLTEKIGDTIQLVGDDIFVTNVDRLSKGINEGIANSILIKVNQIGTLTETIAAVDMAHNAGYTTVMSHRSGETEDNTIADLAVALNCGQIKTGSLSRSDRMAKYNQLLRIEEDLGKLAYYPQRKAFKI, from the coding sequence ATGAGCAAAATAGTAGATATTCACGCACGTCAAATATTTGATTCACGGGGAAATCCTACTATTGAAGTAGATGTAATCACCGAAAATGGATTTCTAGGTCGTGCAGCTGTCCCTTCAGGAACTTCAACTGGAGAACATGAAGCTGTAGAATTAAGAGATGGCGGGAGTGATTATATGGGTAAAGGGGTTACCCAAGCTGTTAAAAATGTAAATAATAAAATTGCTGAATCTTTGCTTGGGGTATCTGTCTTTGAACAGAAACAAATAGATACTTATATGATCGATCTTGATGGTACACCAAACAAATCAGTATTAGGAGCCAATGCTATTCTGGGAGTTTCCCTAGCAGTTGCACAAGCTGCAGCAAAAGAATCAGGAATGCCATTATATCGTTATGTTGGTGGTGTTAAAGCTAAGACACTTCCGGTTCCAATGATGAATATTATTAATGGAGGCTCACATAGTGATGCACCTATTGCATTTCAAGAGTTTATGGTATTGCCTGTAGAAGCAAAAAATTTTACTCATGCTATGAAAATGGGAACTGAAATATTTCATAATCTTAAGAAAGTACTTCAGGATAGAGGGTTGAGCATTACGGTAGGTGATGAAGGAGGCTTTGCACCAACTTTAAGCGGAACGGAAGATGCATTAGATACCATTGCTAAAGCTGTAAAAAATGCGGGGTATAAACTAGGTGTCGAAATTATGATTGCACTTGATTGTGCTGCTTCTGAGTTTTATATCAATGGTAAATACGATTATACAAAGTTTGAAGGTGTAAGAGGAAAAGTACGTTCCTCAAAAGAACAGGCAGATTATTTGGCCGAATTAAGTAATAGTTATCCTATAATTTCAATTGAAGACGGTATGGACGAAAACGATTGGGAAGGATGGAAATATTTAACCGAAAAAATTGGTGATACAATTCAACTCGTTGGTGATGATATATTTGTGACCAATGTAGATCGATTATCTAAGGGGATTAACGAAGGTATAGCTAATTCAATACTTATAAAAGTAAATCAAATAGGAACTCTTACCGAAACAATTGCTGCGGTAGACATGGCTCATAATGCGGGTTATACCACTGTGATGTCACATAGATCAGGCGAAACAGAAGATAATACCATTGCAGACCTTGCTGTAGCACTAAATTGTGGTCAGATAAAAACAGGATCTCTTTCTCGTAGTGACCGTATGGCTAAATACAATCAATTGCTTCGAATTGAAGAGGATTTAGGTAAACTCGCTTATTACCCCCAACGAAAAGCCTTTAAAATATAA
- the carA gene encoding glutamine-hydrolyzing carbamoyl-phosphate synthase small subunit, with product MKYQKRKKAIILLADGTIFYGKAVGNIKGSAFGEVCFNTGMTGYQEIFTDPSYYGQLMIATNAHIGNYGVADDEIESESIKIAGLVCRNFSYQYSRPAAQNSLESFLAKNNLLTISDVDTRALVAYIRDNGAMNAVISTEVENIDSLKKQLAGIPNMNGLELASKVSTKEAYYFGNADSTIKISALDMGIKRNILRNLAKRDCYIKVFPYDTSFEEMKAFNPDGYFLSNGPGDPQPLQNAIKATKQIIKSGIPLFGICLGHQIIALANGISTFKMHNGHRGINHPILNLITGKGEITSQNHGFAINKEDTEQHPDIEITHIHLNDNTVAGIRIKNKPVFSVQYHPEASPGPHDASYLFDEFIENIKKHKLQTA from the coding sequence ATGAAATACCAAAAAAGAAAAAAGGCAATTATTTTATTAGCAGACGGAACCATCTTCTATGGAAAAGCTGTTGGAAACATAAAAGGATCCGCATTTGGGGAAGTGTGTTTTAATACGGGAATGACAGGCTACCAGGAAATTTTTACAGATCCTTCATATTATGGCCAATTAATGATTGCAACAAATGCGCATATAGGTAATTATGGTGTTGCCGATGATGAAATAGAATCTGAATCCATAAAGATTGCCGGGTTAGTTTGTAGAAATTTTAGTTATCAGTATTCACGTCCTGCTGCACAAAATTCATTAGAATCTTTTTTAGCGAAAAATAATTTGCTAACTATAAGCGATGTGGATACAAGAGCATTAGTAGCTTACATTCGGGATAATGGAGCTATGAATGCTGTAATATCAACAGAAGTTGAAAATATAGATAGTCTTAAAAAACAATTAGCAGGAATTCCTAATATGAATGGTCTGGAGTTGGCTTCAAAAGTTTCCACTAAGGAAGCCTATTACTTCGGAAACGCAGATTCAACTATTAAAATTTCGGCCTTAGATATGGGAATCAAAAGAAATATACTTCGTAATCTAGCAAAAAGAGATTGTTATATAAAGGTCTTTCCGTATGATACAAGTTTTGAAGAAATGAAAGCATTTAATCCCGATGGATATTTTTTGTCTAATGGTCCCGGTGACCCACAACCACTTCAAAATGCTATAAAAGCTACAAAACAAATAATAAAAAGTGGTATACCTTTGTTTGGAATTTGTTTGGGTCATCAAATAATAGCATTGGCAAATGGTATTTCTACCTTTAAAATGCATAACGGTCATAGAGGAATCAATCATCCAATTCTAAATTTAATTACAGGTAAAGGAGAAATTACTTCTCAAAACCACGGATTTGCAATAAATAAAGAAGATACTGAACAACATCCCGATATTGAAATAACGCACATCCACTTAAATGACAATACTGTTGCTGGAATACGTATTAAAAACAAACCGGTATTTTCGGTTCAATATCACCCAGAAGCCAGTCCGGGACCACACGATGCGTCTTATCTTTTTGACGAATTTATCGAAAACATTAAAAAGCACAAATTGCAAACCGCATGA